One region of Haloprofundus salilacus genomic DNA includes:
- a CDS encoding RNA-guided endonuclease InsQ/TnpB family protein produces MKRANTFEVVPQSDEDEELLRRLLDASAALWNEINYERRENYADPDGDVWAISEYRGRYGGVLGASTVQQIERKNREAWRSFFSLKKKGEAYGKPGYWGNAEDGRELRTYIRNTSYSVEWGEYSRLEILVGNDLKDEYGLGYRERLRVEVRGDPNWDEYDKQGRLELFLDEQAQSFRAFQPVTIDDSRLASPLASEEAALDIGANNLVACTTTTGTQLLYEGRDLFERFRESTREIARLQSLLEDGRYSSHRIRRLYDRRTKRRDHAQDALARDLIKRLYDEGVSTVYVGALTDVLSTHWSVEANAKTHNFWAFRAFVNRLACTAEEYGMSVEVRSEAWTSQECPNCGSTEDTTRHRDTLTCPCGFEGHADLTASETFLRRHQNSSSSDWRTRHGVSRQRQTTVTRSMARPVCLKWDDHDWSESSRSVPNEEHTNPQVASVGR; encoded by the coding sequence ACGAAATCAACTACGAGCGCCGCGAAAACTACGCCGACCCAGACGGAGATGTATGGGCCATTAGCGAGTATCGCGGTCGCTACGGCGGTGTTCTCGGTGCGTCTACGGTTCAGCAAATCGAACGCAAGAACCGCGAAGCGTGGCGGTCGTTCTTCAGCCTCAAGAAGAAGGGCGAAGCCTACGGCAAACCCGGGTACTGGGGCAACGCCGAGGACGGCCGAGAACTCCGCACGTACATCCGCAATACGTCGTACTCCGTCGAGTGGGGCGAATACTCTCGTCTTGAAATCCTCGTCGGCAATGACCTCAAAGACGAGTACGGTCTTGGATACCGCGAACGTCTCCGGGTCGAAGTCCGGGGCGACCCCAACTGGGACGAGTACGACAAGCAGGGCCGGTTAGAGTTGTTCTTGGACGAGCAAGCACAATCGTTCAGGGCCTTTCAGCCAGTTACTATCGACGATTCTCGGCTGGCATCACCACTGGCTTCGGAAGAAGCCGCTCTGGATATTGGTGCTAACAACCTCGTCGCCTGTACGACCACGACCGGCACGCAACTGCTGTACGAAGGGCGCGACCTGTTCGAGCGATTCCGCGAGTCGACGCGGGAAATCGCCCGCCTCCAATCTCTGTTGGAGGACGGTCGATACAGTAGCCACCGTATCCGACGCCTGTACGACCGACGTACCAAGCGCCGTGACCACGCTCAAGACGCACTCGCCCGCGACCTTATCAAACGTCTATACGACGAAGGCGTTTCGACAGTGTATGTCGGGGCGTTGACGGACGTACTCTCAACGCACTGGTCGGTGGAGGCGAACGCGAAGACGCACAATTTCTGGGCGTTCCGAGCGTTCGTGAATCGACTGGCGTGTACCGCCGAAGAATACGGTATGTCGGTCGAGGTTCGGTCGGAGGCATGGACGAGTCAGGAGTGTCCCAACTGTGGTTCGACGGAGGATACGACGCGCCACAGAGACACGCTGACGTGTCCGTGTGGATTCGAGGGGCATGCAGACCTCACAGCGTCAGAGACGTTCTTGAGACGTCATCAGAACTCTTCGAGTTCTGATTGGCGAACGAGACACGGAGTATCTCGTCAACGGCAGACGACGGTAACACGGTCGATGGCACGGCCTGTATGCCTCAAGTGGGACGACCATGATTGGTCAGAGTCATCACGCTCAGTTCCCAACGAGGAGCATACGAACCCGCAAGTTGCCTCCGTGGGTCGGTAA
- a CDS encoding PAS domain S-box protein, which translates to MTWRGLCICSYSTAIFDWLYKICAIYSAWLLKPTQTNSSSNPYKWRFIDEKCRTAQCTLNLSDPESTRIRMSDQTGTDKGGFWGGDGGGQALQRCQNLVKTVSDGIYQLNADGRFVAVDDGVIGMTGYTRDFLLGEHVSVLLDKSDVARIQDVICDRLETDAGDTPYEIVIETADGARIPCELHINRLVDGDEFEGTVGVVRDITEHKESQRKLKESERRYRTLVENFPNGAVTLVDEDLQYRTVGGSPLDVAGLTVEEVEGQSVSEILPPELADELVPCYEAAFEGDSSTFQAESNDRVYQFQVVPVYDDDGDVFAALGMSQDRTEREEAQRRLAESEQRYRTLIENFPNGAVGLFNEDLEYTAVGGRLLDTLGMEPEDRIGHRIQELHPEGFLDQIEPHFRTALEGESSAFMVEYRDQYLSAYTLPVRNTNGDIYAGMVVVQDITDRKEMEQDLQRSEARFRMITENLDEIVWMATPDAQEFIYLNPAFEKVWGLDRKQLYDEPLSFLDAIHEADREHIRKQFTALSETDFDEQFRIVRPNGEIRWVHARGTRVTDGGITRIVGTGQDVTERKEQERALERALDLLERTERVADVGGWEINTKSMDVFWTDHTFDLLEVTADEEPPLEEALDMYHDEDQPNVEAAVETALDSGEPFDVEVRIRTGSDDVRWLRLQGVPETDDGDVVSLRGAAQDITKRKQREQQLEESETRFRMLAENLKEMVWISDPETRDILYINPAYEEIWARDRESLYDDPTTFLETVHSDDRERVEQSYAAVPDERFDEEYRIVQPDGAVRWLSVRADPVRSEGRERVIGIAEDVTERKERERALEESERRYRTLVENFPNGAVGLYNQNLKYTAVGGQLLDTTGVKPEDRIGSTVYDLYPDELVEEIEPYFHAALDGETNSFETEFYDRHLYAHTLPVRNADDEVFAGMLVVQDVTERREYQRQLEASNERLEQFAYAASHDLQEPLRMVSSYIQLIDQRYGDAFDEDGREFIEFAVDGADRMREMIEALLQYSRVDTRGDPFEPVDLEEVFADVSHDLQVKIQETDADITAEDLPQVYGDASQLNQVFQNLLDNSIEYSGDEPPRVHISAERDGNQWIISVSDEGIGIDPVDADKVFEVFQSLHGHEDSGTGIGLALVERIVERHDGDIWVDSTLGEGATFSFTLPAVSKTDE; encoded by the coding sequence GTGACTTGGCGGGGCCTTTGCATTTGTAGTTACAGCACAGCCATTTTCGACTGGCTGTACAAGATATGCGCGATCTATTCAGCATGGTTGCTAAAACCCACTCAGACGAACAGTTCATCGAATCCATATAAATGGCGCTTTATTGACGAGAAGTGTAGAACCGCACAGTGTACGTTGAACTTATCAGACCCGGAGTCCACTCGCATTCGTATGAGCGATCAGACGGGGACAGATAAGGGGGGCTTCTGGGGGGGCGATGGCGGTGGGCAGGCGCTCCAACGGTGTCAGAACCTCGTTAAAACGGTCAGCGACGGCATCTATCAGCTCAATGCCGACGGTCGATTCGTTGCTGTCGACGATGGTGTCATCGGGATGACGGGGTACACACGCGACTTTCTTCTCGGTGAACACGTCTCGGTCTTGTTGGATAAATCGGACGTCGCCCGCATCCAAGACGTGATTTGCGACCGTCTTGAGACCGATGCCGGCGACACCCCCTACGAGATCGTTATCGAAACAGCCGACGGAGCTCGGATTCCGTGCGAACTACATATCAACCGTCTCGTCGATGGAGACGAGTTCGAGGGTACCGTTGGCGTCGTCCGGGACATCACCGAGCACAAGGAATCTCAGCGGAAACTCAAAGAGTCTGAGCGACGCTACCGGACACTAGTGGAGAATTTTCCAAACGGCGCTGTCACACTCGTCGACGAGGACCTCCAGTACCGGACCGTCGGCGGCAGCCCCCTCGACGTGGCGGGCCTTACGGTCGAGGAGGTGGAAGGGCAGTCGGTGAGCGAGATCCTGCCGCCGGAGTTGGCCGACGAACTCGTCCCGTGTTACGAAGCCGCGTTCGAGGGGGACTCCAGCACGTTCCAAGCTGAATCCAACGACCGAGTCTACCAGTTCCAGGTCGTGCCAGTCTACGATGACGACGGCGATGTCTTCGCGGCGCTCGGGATGTCCCAAGACAGAACCGAACGCGAGGAGGCCCAGCGCAGACTTGCGGAGAGCGAGCAGCGGTACCGGACGCTCATCGAAAACTTCCCGAACGGCGCGGTGGGGCTGTTCAACGAAGATTTGGAGTACACTGCCGTCGGCGGGCGGCTTCTGGATACGCTCGGCATGGAGCCCGAAGACCGCATCGGCCACCGGATCCAGGAACTCCATCCGGAGGGCTTTCTCGACCAGATCGAACCGCACTTCCGGACTGCACTCGAGGGCGAGTCGAGCGCCTTCATGGTCGAGTACCGCGATCAGTATTTATCAGCCTATACCCTCCCGGTGAGGAACACCAATGGCGACATCTATGCGGGTATGGTCGTCGTGCAGGATATCACCGACCGTAAGGAAATGGAGCAGGACCTCCAGAGAAGTGAGGCCCGGTTTCGTATGATCACGGAGAATCTCGACGAAATCGTCTGGATGGCCACCCCGGACGCCCAAGAGTTCATCTACCTGAACCCCGCCTTCGAGAAGGTATGGGGGCTGGATCGCAAGCAACTTTACGACGAGCCGCTGTCGTTTCTCGACGCAATCCACGAGGCAGATCGCGAGCACATTCGAAAGCAGTTCACCGCGCTGTCTGAAACGGACTTCGATGAGCAGTTCCGCATCGTCCGCCCCAACGGCGAGATTCGATGGGTGCATGCCCGGGGAACCAGAGTGACGGATGGCGGGATTACCCGCATCGTCGGTACCGGCCAAGACGTCACCGAGCGCAAGGAGCAAGAGCGTGCTCTCGAACGAGCGCTGGACCTGCTTGAGCGGACCGAGCGGGTCGCGGACGTCGGTGGCTGGGAAATCAACACGAAGTCGATGGACGTGTTCTGGACCGATCACACGTTCGACCTGCTGGAGGTGACCGCCGACGAGGAACCTCCGTTGGAGGAGGCCCTTGACATGTATCACGACGAGGACCAACCAAACGTCGAGGCTGCCGTAGAGACCGCGCTGGACTCGGGCGAACCCTTCGACGTGGAGGTCCGGATCCGGACGGGCAGCGACGACGTACGGTGGCTCAGGCTTCAGGGGGTCCCCGAAACCGACGATGGCGACGTCGTGTCGCTCCGAGGAGCTGCCCAGGATATCACCAAGCGTAAACAGCGTGAGCAGCAACTCGAAGAAAGCGAGACACGGTTCCGGATGCTCGCGGAGAACCTCAAGGAAATGGTCTGGATCTCCGATCCCGAGACCCGGGATATCCTCTATATCAACCCCGCCTACGAAGAGATCTGGGCGCGTGACCGGGAGTCGCTGTACGACGATCCCACCACGTTCCTTGAGACAGTTCACTCGGACGACCGCGAGCGTGTAGAGCAGTCGTACGCTGCCGTGCCGGACGAACGATTCGACGAGGAATACCGCATCGTTCAACCCGACGGTGCGGTTCGGTGGCTCTCTGTTCGGGCTGACCCAGTCCGAAGTGAGGGGAGAGAGCGGGTCATTGGCATCGCCGAGGACGTGACCGAGCGCAAGGAACGCGAACGAGCACTTGAGGAGTCTGAACGGCGCTACCGGACGCTCGTTGAGAACTTCCCCAACGGTGCGGTCGGTCTCTACAACCAGAACCTGAAGTACACTGCTGTCGGTGGCCAGCTTCTGGACACGACCGGTGTCAAACCAGAGGACCGCATCGGTAGCACCGTCTACGATTTATATCCCGACGAACTCGTCGAGGAGATCGAACCCTATTTCCACGCCGCGCTCGACGGTGAGACCAATTCCTTCGAGACCGAGTTCTACGACAGGCATCTCTACGCCCACACACTCCCAGTAAGGAACGCCGACGACGAGGTGTTCGCAGGGATGCTCGTCGTCCAGGATGTCACCGAGCGCCGAGAGTACCAGCGGCAACTCGAAGCGTCGAACGAGCGCTTAGAGCAGTTCGCGTACGCAGCGTCTCATGACCTGCAAGAACCGCTGCGGATGGTCTCGAGCTACATCCAGCTCATCGACCAGCGGTACGGCGACGCCTTCGACGAAGACGGCCGGGAGTTCATCGAATTCGCCGTCGACGGGGCCGACAGAATGCGCGAGATGATCGAGGCGCTGTTACAGTACTCGCGGGTCGATACCCGGGGAGACCCCTTCGAGCCGGTCGACCTTGAGGAGGTGTTCGCGGACGTCAGCCACGACTTGCAGGTGAAAATCCAAGAGACTGACGCCGATATCACAGCCGAGGACCTCCCCCAAGTCTACGGCGATGCCAGCCAGCTCAATCAAGTCTTCCAGAATCTGCTGGACAACTCGATCGAGTACAGTGGCGACGAACCACCGCGAGTGCACATCTCTGCCGAGCGGGATGGCAACCAGTGGATTATTTCGGTCAGCGACGAGGGAATCGGAATCGACCCTGTCGACGCCGATAAGGTGTTCGAGGTGTTCCAGAGCCTCCACGGCCACGAAGATTCCGGAACCGGGATCGGGTTGGCGTTAGTCGAGCGCATCGTCGAGCGCCACGACGGAGATATCTGGGTGGACTCTACGCTCGGCGAAGGCGCCACCTTCTCGTTTACCTTGCCAGCAGTGAGTAAAACCGATGAGTGA
- a CDS encoding DUF2269 family protein, translating into MVDWYTTTKFVHVMLVLLVGGMSAGSGFWIEFAARDEHEGFVLRQVRQFHLRFVLPGLVLIPITGVATAWVGGLPLTLGWIVVAAVLWTVVFVAMLAYAWVVTRQLRMLEDGDAEDGGYRRLALAGIVLGAAAGMVFAAIVYVMIAKPW; encoded by the coding sequence ATGGTCGATTGGTACACGACGACGAAGTTCGTACACGTCATGTTGGTCTTGCTCGTCGGCGGCATGAGTGCCGGCTCGGGGTTCTGGATCGAGTTCGCAGCTCGGGATGAGCACGAAGGCTTCGTGCTGCGCCAGGTGCGCCAGTTCCACCTCCGGTTCGTGCTCCCGGGCCTGGTGCTCATCCCGATAACGGGCGTGGCCACCGCTTGGGTCGGGGGGCTGCCGCTGACATTGGGGTGGATCGTGGTCGCCGCCGTGCTCTGGACAGTCGTGTTCGTGGCGATGCTCGCGTACGCGTGGGTCGTGACCCGCCAGCTCCGGATGCTCGAGGACGGAGACGCCGAGGACGGTGGCTACCGTCGCCTGGCGCTCGCGGGCATCGTCCTCGGCGCTGCTGCTGGTATGGTGTTCGCTGCCATCGTGTACGTGATGATTGCAAAACCCTGGTGA
- a CDS encoding DUF7344 domain-containing protein, with amino-acid sequence MDEEPEQSEQSEQSESGQAQQRAVDNYIQTVQPPPADILEMDFVFDALAHPRRRYILYSLLSKSRWSLTELATKLVAWEHGIPEEDISNFDRNEMYTSLYHSHIPKLMELDIVEFNDGEVEETIVADFNAIQVLSVLQGAGASLDSAQEIHARRDYHGG; translated from the coding sequence ATGGACGAAGAGCCCGAGCAGTCTGAGCAATCCGAGCAGTCCGAGAGCGGGCAGGCACAACAACGAGCCGTCGATAACTACATCCAAACTGTCCAGCCGCCACCGGCGGACATTCTGGAGATGGATTTCGTCTTCGATGCGCTCGCACACCCACGGCGGCGCTACATCCTCTACTCGCTCCTCTCAAAGTCGCGCTGGTCGCTCACAGAGTTGGCGACGAAACTCGTCGCATGGGAGCACGGAATCCCCGAGGAGGATATTTCCAACTTCGACCGCAACGAGATGTACACTTCCCTCTATCATTCTCACATTCCGAAGCTGATGGAGTTGGACATCGTCGAGTTCAACGATGGTGAGGTCGAGGAGACAATCGTCGCAGACTTCAACGCCATACAGGTACTCTCGGTATTACAAGGAGCAGGGGCGAGCCTCGACAGCGCACAGGAAATCCACGCACGGCGGGACTATCATGGAGGGTAA
- a CDS encoding HalOD1 output domain-containing protein encodes MDDDSEKPMSTESPKKKQRRVSMNGETAGEDWTFETQAHYDPDEQRDLTTVIIGAIAEVEEVKIVDIKEPPLYEVVDTESVEGALFGRPEATRNGTQSKTEFRYRNHKVSVDADGWITVFSPVEKPLPDEE; translated from the coding sequence ATGGACGATGATTCAGAGAAACCAATGTCAACAGAGAGTCCCAAGAAAAAACAGAGGAGAGTCAGCATGAATGGCGAAACGGCGGGCGAAGACTGGACCTTTGAGACACAAGCCCACTACGACCCGGACGAGCAACGCGACCTGACCACTGTCATCATCGGTGCAATCGCGGAGGTCGAGGAGGTCAAGATTGTGGATATCAAAGAGCCACCGCTCTACGAGGTGGTTGACACCGAAAGCGTCGAAGGTGCCCTGTTTGGCCGTCCTGAGGCTACCCGTAACGGTACTCAATCAAAAACCGAGTTCCGCTACAGGAACCACAAGGTAAGCGTAGATGCTGATGGATGGATAACCGTCTTTAGTCCTGTCGAGAAGCCACTGCCAGACGAGGAGTAA
- a CDS encoding class I SAM-dependent methyltransferase produces MAERVPFDTWARFYDTTLPEDRPDRPFFLEFCRNHEGPVLELGCGTGDIYLDLLAENIDAYGIDISTEMLDTLRRNASERGLEAKVTQADITDFSFDVTFGTIIGPLNIVRHVTSLADQRAVFRNVSDALGVGGQFVFWINLPDFDELCDQRDGSQTTQQFDHDSRKYELGIRIELTDTIDQTVTYEFEYTDIEIGEHVASMEFEMALIPKQQFDLLLEDTGFSEWTYYNGPELNPLTSVHEPVICIANW; encoded by the coding sequence ATGGCTGAGCGAGTCCCGTTCGATACCTGGGCACGATTCTACGACACAACCCTGCCAGAAGATCGACCTGACCGACCGTTCTTCCTGGAGTTCTGCCGCAATCACGAGGGACCGGTTCTCGAACTCGGGTGTGGGACGGGAGACATCTATCTCGACCTATTGGCCGAGAACATCGATGCGTACGGGATTGACATCTCGACTGAGATGCTGGATACTCTGCGCCGGAACGCGTCAGAGCGGGGGTTGGAAGCGAAGGTAACACAGGCCGACATCACTGACTTCTCATTCGACGTCACGTTTGGGACAATTATTGGTCCACTGAATATCGTTCGTCATGTCACGTCTCTCGCCGACCAACGTGCGGTATTCCGAAACGTGTCTGACGCACTGGGCGTTGGTGGGCAGTTCGTCTTCTGGATCAATCTCCCCGATTTCGATGAACTATGCGATCAGCGAGACGGGTCGCAGACGACCCAGCAGTTCGACCACGACAGCCGAAAGTACGAACTGGGGATTCGAATCGAACTGACTGATACCATAGACCAGACGGTTACCTACGAGTTCGAATACACGGACATCGAAATCGGCGAACATGTAGCGTCGATGGAGTTCGAGATGGCACTCATCCCGAAACAACAGTTCGACCTACTACTCGAGGATACAGGTTTCTCGGAGTGGACCTACTACAATGGACCAGAATTGAATCCACTGACATCGGTGCACGAACCGGTGATTTGTATTGCAAACTGGTGA